A part of Lacibacter sp. H407 genomic DNA contains:
- a CDS encoding pectinesterase family protein, protein MSFVMVYLLINFSANSQQRLVVAQDGSGNYKTVQEAINSLSDSSAVTRSIYIKKGIYKEKIFIKKNNLVLEGEDRTTTTITAAIARDEWRCDHIDDWGVATMNVGANDITLKNLTVSNSYGFDFLQDRVVACAADTVNKKKTITKGGHQMALRTMGCTRLKAINCNFKAYAGDTVSPWEVENGMWYFKDCVMEGGVDFYCPRGWAFAENCEFIANTGSAAIWHDGSRHEDSKTVLLNCRFKGYDGFLLGRYHRDAQFYLINCLFADNMKDAPIYRVSTTNNIQWGERIYYYNCHRKAGNYAWFNNNISKELVQKINAQWVFGERWKP, encoded by the coding sequence TTGAGTTTTGTAATGGTTTATTTGCTGATCAATTTTTCAGCAAACAGTCAACAAAGATTGGTGGTTGCACAGGATGGAAGTGGAAATTACAAAACAGTACAGGAAGCCATCAATAGTTTAAGTGATTCATCAGCAGTTACAAGATCGATCTATATTAAGAAAGGGATCTACAAAGAAAAGATCTTCATCAAGAAAAATAATCTCGTACTCGAAGGCGAAGACAGAACAACCACTACTATAACAGCCGCCATTGCAAGAGATGAATGGCGCTGCGATCATATAGATGATTGGGGCGTTGCCACCATGAATGTTGGCGCCAATGATATTACATTGAAAAACCTCACCGTCAGCAACAGCTATGGTTTTGATTTTTTGCAAGACAGAGTTGTTGCCTGTGCTGCTGATACTGTGAACAAAAAGAAAACGATCACAAAGGGTGGTCACCAGATGGCACTGCGAACAATGGGCTGCACAAGGTTAAAAGCCATCAACTGTAATTTCAAAGCTTATGCAGGCGATACAGTGAGTCCATGGGAAGTAGAGAATGGCATGTGGTATTTCAAAGATTGTGTAATGGAGGGTGGTGTTGATTTTTATTGTCCACGTGGCTGGGCATTTGCAGAGAACTGTGAGTTTATTGCCAACACCGGCTCTGCTGCAATATGGCATGACGGTTCAAGACATGAAGATTCAAAAACTGTTTTGCTCAATTGCAGGTTTAAAGGTTATGATGGGTTTCTGTTGGGTCGCTATCATCGTGATGCACAGTTTTATCTCATCAATTGTTTGTTTGCAGATAACATGAAAGATGCGCCCATCTATCGTGTTTCAACAACCAATAACATTCAATGGGGCGAACGGATCTACTATTACAATTGTCACCGGAAAGCAGGCAATTATGCCTGGTTCAATAATAATATCAGTAAGGAATTGGTTCAAAAGATCAATGCACAATGGGTGTTTGGTGAACGATGGAAACCATAA
- a CDS encoding tagaturonate reductase: protein MQLSKETLSKLNGTVQSVPADALFALPEKVLQFGTGVLLRGLPDYFIDKANKKGMFNGRVVIVKSTDSGGTDAYEVQDGLFTHCISGIRQQKITEEYIINASVSRVLSAKSQWQQILDCASNPEMEIIISNTTEVGIVLVEEDKITNNPPVSFPGKLLAFLHERYKAFNGDVTKGMVIVPTELITDNGTKLQAIVMELAHLNNLDYAFIDWLENANTFCNSLVDRIVPGKLPVAQQKATEAKLGFTDELMIMSEPYSLWAIETSNPKVQEVLSFAKADDGVVITNDITKQRELKLRLLNGTHTFSCGIAFLSGFETVKEAMENKTMGLYVYDLMHHEIAPCVSNDKISVLEAREFSGNVIDRFRNPFIEHKWISITLNYSHKMRMRNIPLLLKHFEQDLYVPGSMALGFAAYILFMKCEHSESGTYYGEANGVVYPIQDEHAGFFHQLWKNNKPSDVVKKALANEQILGHDLSELPGFAFAVSSYMDAMMEEGVLNTVKNYQLNRDKVESNEA from the coding sequence ATGCAGTTATCAAAAGAAACGTTATCGAAATTAAACGGCACGGTACAGTCTGTTCCTGCAGATGCATTGTTTGCATTACCTGAAAAAGTACTTCAGTTTGGTACAGGTGTGTTGTTACGTGGTTTGCCCGATTATTTTATCGACAAGGCAAATAAGAAAGGCATGTTCAATGGCCGTGTAGTGATTGTAAAATCAACTGACAGTGGTGGCACAGATGCATATGAAGTGCAGGATGGTTTATTCACTCATTGCATCAGCGGTATCCGTCAGCAAAAAATTACAGAAGAGTATATCATCAATGCCTCTGTGAGTCGTGTGCTTTCTGCAAAATCGCAATGGCAGCAGATATTGGATTGCGCTTCCAATCCTGAAATGGAGATCATCATCTCTAACACAACCGAAGTTGGAATTGTATTGGTAGAAGAAGATAAGATCACTAACAACCCACCAGTATCGTTCCCGGGCAAACTCCTTGCATTCCTTCATGAACGTTATAAAGCATTCAATGGCGATGTAACTAAAGGAATGGTGATTGTACCAACAGAACTCATCACCGACAATGGAACAAAACTCCAGGCCATTGTCATGGAACTGGCGCATCTCAACAATCTTGATTATGCATTTATTGATTGGCTGGAAAATGCAAATACATTCTGCAATTCATTGGTCGATCGTATTGTGCCCGGTAAACTTCCTGTTGCACAACAAAAAGCAACAGAAGCAAAACTAGGTTTCACAGACGAACTAATGATCATGAGTGAACCTTACAGCTTGTGGGCTATTGAAACATCAAACCCAAAAGTACAAGAGGTATTAAGTTTTGCAAAAGCAGACGATGGGGTTGTTATTACCAATGATATTACCAAACAGCGTGAATTGAAACTTCGTTTGCTCAATGGTACACATACATTCTCGTGCGGCATTGCTTTCCTTTCAGGTTTTGAAACCGTGAAAGAAGCAATGGAAAACAAAACAATGGGTTTGTACGTGTATGATCTCATGCATCATGAAATAGCACCATGTGTTAGTAATGATAAGATTTCGGTGTTGGAAGCACGTGAGTTCTCCGGTAACGTTATCGACCGTTTCCGTAACCCGTTTATTGAGCATAAATGGATTAGTATTACGCTAAATTATTCGCACAAAATGCGCATGCGTAACATACCTTTACTGCTCAAACATTTTGAACAGGATCTCTATGTTCCCGGTTCGATGGCATTGGGTTTTGCAGCTTATATTTTATTTATGAAGTGTGAGCACAGTGAAAGTGGCACCTACTATGGTGAAGCTAACGGTGTAGTTTACCCGATACAGGATGAACACGCCGGTTTTTTCCATCAGCTTTGGAAAAACAATAAACCATCAGATGTAGTGAAGAAGGCATTGGCGAATGAGCAAATCCTTGGACATGATCTTTCAGAGTTACCCGGTTTTGCATTTGCAGTGAGCTCTTATATGGATGCGATGATGGAGGAAGGTGTGTTGAACACTGTAAAAAATTACCAGTTAAACAGAGATAAAGTAGAGAGTAATGAAGCATAA
- a CDS encoding UxaA family hydrolase encodes MKHKVLKVHPKDNVIVALTNLKKGETISFQGNEYVLQDDINAKHKFFEKEMQPGDEAIMYGVLVGKAQKLIPAGGLMTTENLKHAALPFTYRPSHYEWQPPDVSKFQGKTFNGYKRSDGRVGTANYWLFIPTVFCENRNLDVIREAMHNELGYAVTAKYKSYTHQLLEAYQKGENIEDVDLSPSVTSQKIRPFKNVDGIKFLNHQGGCGGIRQDAAVLSKLLAAYADHPNVGGVTVLSLGCQNLQVQDFRNDLKQHNPNFDKPLYVFEQQQSQSEEQLIAEAIRKTFEGLIEINKLERQPASLDKLCIGVKCGGSDGFSGISANPAVGYASDLVVALGGKILLAEFPELCGVEQELIDRTKEKESAEKFIHLMTAYNDQALKVGSGFHMNPSPGNIKDGLITDAIKSAGAAKKGGTSPVVDVLDYTEPATKPGLSLVCTPGNDVEATTGKAASGATLILFTTGLGTPTGNPVCPTIKVSTNSNLTKRMNDIIDIDCGPVIEGEKTIEEMGEAILEYCIKAASGEVTPKAVILNQDDFIPWKRGVSL; translated from the coding sequence ATGAAGCATAAAGTTTTAAAAGTACATCCGAAGGACAACGTGATCGTGGCGTTGACCAATTTGAAAAAAGGAGAAACCATTTCATTCCAGGGTAATGAGTATGTGTTGCAGGACGATATCAATGCCAAGCATAAATTTTTTGAAAAAGAAATGCAGCCGGGTGATGAAGCCATCATGTATGGTGTATTGGTAGGCAAGGCGCAAAAACTTATTCCTGCAGGCGGATTGATGACCACAGAAAATCTGAAACATGCCGCTCTCCCATTTACATATCGCCCTTCGCATTACGAATGGCAGCCACCTGATGTGTCAAAGTTTCAGGGAAAAACATTTAATGGTTATAAGCGAAGCGATGGTCGTGTAGGTACTGCCAATTACTGGTTGTTCATTCCAACAGTTTTTTGTGAGAACAGAAATCTCGATGTGATACGTGAAGCCATGCATAATGAATTAGGTTATGCAGTAACAGCGAAATACAAAAGCTATACTCATCAATTACTCGAAGCATATCAGAAGGGTGAAAACATTGAAGATGTTGACCTCTCTCCTTCTGTTACTTCACAAAAGATACGTCCGTTTAAAAATGTTGATGGTATTAAGTTTTTAAATCACCAGGGTGGTTGTGGTGGTATTCGCCAGGATGCTGCCGTGCTGAGTAAATTATTAGCAGCATATGCTGATCATCCAAACGTTGGTGGTGTAACAGTATTGAGTTTGGGTTGCCAGAATTTACAGGTACAGGATTTCAGGAATGATCTCAAGCAGCACAATCCCAACTTCGATAAACCGCTGTATGTTTTTGAACAACAGCAATCGCAGAGTGAAGAGCAATTGATCGCTGAAGCGATCCGTAAAACATTTGAAGGATTGATCGAGATCAACAAACTTGAACGCCAGCCTGCATCACTCGATAAACTTTGTATTGGTGTGAAGTGTGGTGGTAGTGATGGCTTCAGTGGTATCTCTGCGAATCCTGCTGTTGGTTATGCATCAGATCTTGTTGTTGCATTAGGTGGTAAAATATTATTGGCTGAATTTCCTGAGTTATGTGGTGTTGAACAGGAACTCATCGATCGCACAAAAGAAAAAGAAAGTGCAGAAAAGTTCATTCACTTAATGACGGCTTATAACGACCAGGCATTGAAAGTGGGTTCAGGTTTTCACATGAATCCTTCGCCCGGTAATATTAAAGATGGATTAATTACGGATGCCATTAAGAGTGCAGGTGCTGCAAAGAAAGGCGGCACTTCTCCTGTGGTTGATGTATTAGATTATACAGAACCGGCAACAAAACCCGGCTTGAGTTTGGTTTGCACACCAGGTAACGATGTGGAAGCAACAACAGGTAAAGCGGCAAGTGGCGCCACATTGATCTTGTTTACAACAGGTCTTGGTACACCAACAGGTAATCCTGTTTGTCCAACTATTAAAGTTTCCACCAACAGTAATTTAACCAAACGCATGAACGATATCATTGATATTGATTGCGGACCGGTGATTGAAGGTGAAAAAACAATTGAAGAAATGGGTGAAGCCATTCTTGAATATTGTATTAAAGCAGCAAGCGGCGAAGTAACACCAAAAGCAGTGATATTGAACCAGGATGATTTCATTCCATGGAAACGTGGTGTGAGTCTGTAA
- the uxaC gene encoding glucuronate isomerase: MKKFLDSNFLLQSKTAEQLYHEYAKQMPIIDYHNHLPPEQVANNINFENLTQVWLYGDHYKWRAMRTNGVNEKFITGNASDWEKFEQWAATVPYTLRNPLYHWTHLELQRYFNIEEVLNADSAKRIYDDATAQLQNASHSVQGLLQQMNVKLICTTDDPVDDLKYHQQLRQQGSFTKMNPAFRPDKAMNVDDTIGFNNYLTLLEKAADTSISTFNDYLAALKKRHDYFAANGCAVSDHGLEEIYAEDYTQTEIVGIFAQVRSGGNLTLEEKKKFKSAMLVIFAEWDHEKGWVQQYHLGALRNNNSRMLQQLGPDTGWDSIGDFSQARALSKFLNRLDSNDKLAKTIIYNLNPADNELFATMIGNFNDGSVAGKVQWGSGWWFLDQKDGMTKQINALSNMGLLSRFVGMLTDSRSFLSFPRHEYFRRILCNMYGEEVENGELPNDIALIGKTIQDICYNNAKQYFNLQHLDAAETVTSKNI; this comes from the coding sequence ATGAAAAAGTTTTTAGACAGTAACTTTTTACTGCAAAGCAAAACAGCCGAGCAACTCTACCACGAGTATGCAAAGCAAATGCCTATCATCGATTATCATAATCACCTGCCACCAGAGCAGGTAGCAAATAATATCAACTTCGAAAATCTTACGCAGGTGTGGTTGTATGGCGATCATTATAAATGGAGAGCAATGCGTACGAATGGTGTGAATGAAAAGTTCATCACCGGTAATGCCAGCGATTGGGAAAAGTTTGAACAATGGGCAGCAACTGTTCCTTATACTTTACGCAATCCATTATATCATTGGACGCATCTTGAACTGCAACGCTATTTCAACATTGAAGAAGTATTGAATGCTGACAGCGCCAAACGTATTTATGACGATGCTACCGCACAATTGCAGAATGCATCGCATAGTGTGCAAGGTTTATTGCAACAGATGAATGTGAAACTCATCTGCACAACAGATGATCCTGTTGATGATTTGAAATACCATCAACAACTTCGTCAGCAAGGCAGCTTCACTAAAATGAATCCTGCTTTCCGTCCTGATAAAGCAATGAATGTTGATGATACCATCGGCTTCAATAATTATCTCACCTTATTAGAGAAGGCAGCCGATACATCTATCAGCACGTTCAACGATTATTTAGCTGCATTGAAAAAGCGTCATGACTATTTTGCAGCGAATGGTTGTGCGGTATCTGATCATGGATTGGAAGAGATCTATGCAGAAGATTATACCCAAACAGAGATCGTTGGCATTTTTGCACAGGTACGCAGCGGCGGCAACTTAACACTTGAAGAAAAGAAAAAATTCAAAAGTGCCATGCTGGTGATCTTTGCTGAATGGGATCATGAAAAAGGTTGGGTGCAACAATACCATTTAGGTGCATTGCGCAATAACAACAGCCGCATGTTGCAGCAGTTAGGTCCTGATACAGGTTGGGACAGCATCGGTGATTTCTCACAAGCAAGAGCTTTATCAAAATTCTTAAACCGTTTAGACAGTAATGATAAACTGGCAAAGACCATCATCTATAACCTGAATCCTGCCGATAATGAATTGTTCGCAACCATGATCGGCAATTTCAATGATGGTTCTGTTGCAGGTAAAGTACAATGGGGCAGCGGTTGGTGGTTCCTCGATCAGAAAGATGGAATGACCAAACAGATCAATGCACTCAGCAACATGGGACTACTCAGTCGCTTCGTTGGTATGTTGACTGATAGCCGCAGTTTCTTATCCTTTCCACGTCATGAATATTTCCGTCGTATACTTTGTAATATGTATGGTGAAGAGGTTGAGAATGGAGAATTGCCGAATGATATTGCATTGATCGGCAAAACCATACAGGATATCTGTTACAACAACGCAAAACAATATTTCAACCTGCAGCATCTCGATGCAGCAGAAACAGTAACATCAAAAAACATATAA
- a CDS encoding SDR family NAD(P)-dependent oxidoreductase — MQTLDLFNLSGKTALVTGCDTGLGMGMATALAEAGADIVGASIVEDYSAVKAAIEATGRKFTYHRVDIGNREALYAFINKVKAENKIDILVNNAGIIMRKPAAEHPDEYWDKVVDINLNAQFILGREFGKHMIDNGGGKIIFTCSLLSFQGGINVPGYTATKSAVAGLVRAFGNEWGSKGVCVNGIAPGYIATNNTQALREDADRSKSILDRIPVGRWGVPADFKGPVTFLASSASDYVNGTVLFVDGGWMAR, encoded by the coding sequence ATGCAAACATTGGATCTTTTTAACCTTTCAGGCAAAACTGCATTGGTAACCGGTTGCGATACCGGTCTTGGTATGGGAATGGCAACAGCATTGGCAGAAGCAGGTGCAGATATTGTGGGCGCTTCTATTGTAGAAGATTATTCTGCTGTTAAAGCAGCTATTGAAGCAACCGGCCGCAAGTTCACTTATCACCGTGTTGATATTGGCAACCGTGAAGCACTTTATGCATTCATCAATAAAGTAAAAGCAGAAAATAAAATTGATATTCTTGTGAACAATGCAGGTATCATTATGCGCAAACCTGCTGCTGAACATCCTGATGAGTATTGGGATAAAGTAGTTGACATCAACCTCAATGCACAATTCATTCTTGGTCGTGAGTTTGGTAAACACATGATCGATAACGGTGGTGGTAAGATCATCTTCACTTGTTCATTGTTAAGTTTCCAGGGTGGTATTAATGTACCAGGTTATACTGCAACAAAATCTGCAGTAGCTGGTTTGGTGCGTGCATTTGGTAATGAGTGGGGAAGCAAAGGTGTTTGTGTAAATGGTATTGCTCCAGGGTATATCGCAACAAATAATACACAGGCTTTGCGTGAAGATGCAGACAGAAGCAAATCAATTCTTGATCGTATTCCTGTTGGTCGTTGGGGTGTTCCTGCCGATTTTAAAGGACCGGTTACCTTCCTTGCATCATCAGCATCAGATTATGTAAATGGCACGGTGTTGTTTGTTGATGGTGGATGGATGGCGAGATAA
- the kduI gene encoding 5-dehydro-4-deoxy-D-glucuronate isomerase, with protein MATKKAKVPAVQLKDYNSNTYMDGDMEVRFAVGPEETKGFDTQQLIDNFLVKDLLVADKLKLVYTHYDRVIVGGAVPVSKTLTLPNHPELRAEYFLERRELGIINIGGKGTVIADGKKFDLDKLSCLYLGKGTQKVSFTSASKKNPAVFYLLSSPAHATYPNAMFTKEQASPVELGAVETANKRTVYKYIHLDGLKSCQLVMGLTVLAPGSVWNSIPPHTHTRRMEVYLYFDLPEGQRLFHFMGNPMETRHMVMTNNEAVISPPWSTHFGCGTTNYGFIWGMAGENLVYTDMDPAPVPTLK; from the coding sequence ATGGCAACAAAAAAGGCAAAAGTTCCGGCAGTTCAATTGAAAGATTATAACAGCAATACTTACATGGATGGAGATATGGAAGTACGTTTTGCTGTGGGACCGGAAGAAACAAAAGGTTTCGATACACAACAACTCATCGATAATTTTTTGGTGAAAGATCTTCTGGTAGCTGATAAACTGAAATTAGTTTATACGCATTACGATCGTGTAATTGTTGGTGGTGCAGTTCCTGTATCAAAAACATTAACGCTTCCTAATCATCCCGAATTAAGAGCTGAGTATTTTTTGGAAAGAAGAGAGCTCGGCATCATTAACATTGGTGGCAAAGGAACTGTAATTGCAGATGGTAAGAAGTTTGACCTCGATAAACTTTCCTGTTTGTACCTCGGTAAAGGCACACAGAAAGTAAGTTTTACTTCTGCATCAAAAAAGAATCCTGCTGTGTTCTATTTATTATCATCACCTGCACATGCAACTTATCCAAATGCCATGTTCACAAAAGAACAGGCATCACCGGTTGAATTGGGCGCAGTTGAAACAGCGAATAAGCGTACGGTTTATAAATACATTCACCTCGATGGTTTGAAAAGCTGTCAATTGGTAATGGGTTTAACAGTGCTTGCTCCTGGTAGTGTATGGAATTCAATTCCACCACACACACATACACGCAGAATGGAAGTGTATTTGTATTTCGATTTACCGGAAGGACAACGCTTATTCCATTTCATGGGTAACCCAATGGAAACAAGACATATGGTAATGACCAACAACGAAGCTGTGATCTCTCCACCATGGAGTACACACTTTGGTTGCGGCACCACCAACTATGGTTTCATTTGGGGAATGGCCGGTGAAAATTTAGTTTATACTGATATGGACCCGGCTCCGGTTCCAACGCTGAAATAG
- a CDS encoding sugar kinase, which produces MSKVLCFGELLLRLPPANGGEWLRTNQVPVFVGGAELNVATALATWQMPVKYCTALPDNIITRDIISFLQTKNIDTSPIILSGERIGLYYLKEGADMKSEENVFDRKYSSFSTLNTGVVNWDEILQDVEWFHFSAIAPAVSEKAAALCLEAVKAASQRNIPISVDLNYRSLLWKYGKQPWEIMPSLVKYCDVIMGNIWSAQTLLGVSVDDKLLQPRSKEVFLQHATYTGKQLFERFVNCKWVANTFRFDAEAGNISYYAALNTKEEQAVSPVFATDAIVDKVGSGDCFMAGLIYGLKSQHAIQDVIGFAAAAAFAKLHEKGDSTQNTVEYIQQVRAKFETTKQQSFIS; this is translated from the coding sequence ATGAGTAAAGTGCTTTGTTTTGGAGAATTGTTACTTCGATTGCCGCCTGCCAACGGAGGTGAATGGTTGCGTACCAACCAGGTGCCCGTGTTTGTTGGTGGTGCCGAACTCAATGTAGCAACAGCACTCGCTACCTGGCAAATGCCGGTGAAGTATTGCACAGCATTGCCAGACAATATCATTACACGTGATATTATTTCTTTCCTGCAAACAAAAAACATCGACACCTCTCCTATCATTCTTTCAGGCGAACGCATTGGATTGTATTATCTGAAAGAAGGCGCTGATATGAAGAGTGAAGAGAATGTGTTCGATCGGAAATATTCATCCTTCTCTACGCTTAATACAGGTGTGGTAAACTGGGATGAAATTTTACAGGATGTCGAATGGTTTCACTTCAGTGCCATTGCTCCTGCTGTGAGTGAAAAAGCTGCAGCGCTATGCCTGGAAGCAGTAAAGGCCGCATCGCAACGGAACATTCCCATTTCTGTTGACTTGAATTATCGTTCACTGTTATGGAAGTATGGTAAACAGCCTTGGGAAATCATGCCCAGTCTCGTAAAGTATTGCGATGTCATTATGGGCAATATATGGTCAGCACAAACATTGCTTGGTGTTTCTGTTGATGATAAACTGTTACAACCACGAAGCAAAGAAGTGTTTTTGCAACATGCTACTTACACAGGTAAGCAATTGTTCGAACGTTTTGTAAACTGTAAGTGGGTTGCCAATACATTTCGTTTTGATGCAGAGGCCGGTAATATCAGTTACTATGCAGCACTCAATACAAAAGAAGAACAGGCTGTGAGCCCTGTGTTTGCAACCGATGCCATTGTTGACAAAGTAGGCAGTGGCGATTGCTTTATGGCAGGCCTGATCTATGGATTAAAATCACAACATGCTATACAGGATGTGATCGGTTTTGCTGCAGCTGCTGCTTTTGCCAAGCTGCACGAAAAAGGCGATTCAACACAAAACACAGTAGAGTATATTCAACAGGTAAGAGCAAAATTTGAAACAACTAAACAACAATCATTTATTTCCTAG
- a CDS encoding sugar kinase, giving the protein MSKKVVTLGEIMLRLSTPDFKRFVQADTFDITYGGGEANVSAALCNYGLNGTFVSKVPNNPIGQSAINHLRRYGVDTQFVARGGDRLGIYFLETGASMRASQVVYDRAGASIADVDASEFDWDKIFDGADWFHTTGITPALSDKAAALTLAALKAAKAKGITTSIDLNFRKKLWTKEKAREVMTGLCEFVDVCIGNEEDADLCLGFKAKDTDVTKGELNLDGFKDVFQQMKAKFGFKFIASSLRESHSASDNGWSALVYDGTDYYHTKQYSVRIVDRVGSGDSFASGLIYGLVTGMPMGEAAEFGVAASALKHTIPGDLNHATLGEVKDLMKGDGSGRVQR; this is encoded by the coding sequence ATGTCGAAAAAAGTAGTAACACTCGGAGAGATTATGTTGCGTTTGTCAACCCCCGATTTTAAACGTTTTGTACAAGCTGATACATTTGATATCACTTATGGTGGTGGTGAAGCAAACGTATCTGCTGCACTATGTAACTATGGCTTAAACGGAACATTTGTTTCCAAAGTACCTAACAATCCAATCGGTCAATCGGCCATTAATCATTTACGTCGCTATGGTGTAGATACGCAGTTTGTTGCAAGAGGTGGTGACCGTTTAGGTATTTACTTCCTCGAAACTGGTGCATCTATGCGTGCATCACAAGTAGTATATGATCGTGCAGGTGCATCTATTGCAGATGTTGATGCAAGTGAATTTGACTGGGATAAAATTTTCGATGGCGCCGACTGGTTTCATACAACAGGTATTACGCCTGCATTGAGCGATAAAGCTGCTGCTTTAACGTTGGCTGCATTGAAAGCTGCAAAAGCAAAAGGTATCACCACTTCGATCGATCTTAACTTCCGTAAAAAATTATGGACAAAAGAAAAAGCCCGTGAAGTAATGACTGGCCTTTGCGAATTTGTTGATGTTTGTATTGGTAACGAAGAAGATGCTGACTTATGTCTTGGCTTCAAAGCAAAAGATACTGATGTTACAAAAGGTGAATTGAACCTTGATGGTTTCAAAGATGTATTCCAGCAAATGAAAGCGAAGTTTGGTTTCAAATTCATTGCTTCTTCCTTACGTGAAAGCCATAGTGCTTCTGATAATGGCTGGAGTGCATTGGTATATGATGGTACTGATTACTATCACACAAAACAATATAGTGTACGTATCGTTGACCGTGTAGGTAGCGGTGATTCATTTGCAAGTGGTTTGATCTACGGCTTGGTTACAGGCATGCCAATGGGCGAAGCGGCAGAGTTTGGTGTAGCTGCAAGTGCATTGAAACACACAATTCCTGGTGATCTGAACCACGCAACATTAGGTGAAGTTAAAGACCTGATGAAAGGCGATGGCAGCGGAAGGGTACAACGTTAA
- a CDS encoding YhcH/YjgK/YiaL family protein produces MIIDTIKNAPKYFSAHPLFAKAFEYIQQTDLANAADGKSDIAEGLKAIISNAPGKTKETSLQKFECHNKNIDIQLCIKGVETIGWKPREKCVTPKGEYNDEKDVLFYDDAPDTYFQLTDGQFAIFYPEDVHAPMIGEGEIKKLVIKVKI; encoded by the coding sequence ATGATCATTGATACAATCAAGAATGCGCCCAAATACTTTTCAGCACATCCGTTGTTTGCAAAAGCATTTGAGTACATCCAGCAAACCGACCTGGCAAATGCTGCCGATGGTAAAAGTGATATTGCAGAAGGTTTAAAAGCCATCATCAGCAATGCACCCGGTAAAACAAAAGAAACCAGTCTGCAGAAATTTGAATGTCATAATAAGAATATCGACATTCAGCTTTGCATTAAAGGTGTTGAAACCATTGGCTGGAAACCGAGAGAAAAATGTGTAACTCCAAAAGGTGAGTACAACGATGAAAAGGATGTGTTGTTTTACGACGATGCTCCTGATACGTATTTCCAATTGACCGATGGGCAGTTTGCGATCTTCTATCCGGAAGATGTGCATGCACCGATGATCGGTGAGGGAGAGATTAAGAAGTTGGTGATCAAAGTGAAGATATGA
- a CDS encoding bifunctional 4-hydroxy-2-oxoglutarate aldolase/2-dehydro-3-deoxy-phosphogluconate aldolase: protein MSKTQQISDAIVQQGILPLYFNPSEEVSLDVLKAIYKAGIKAVEYTNRGDAALANFTKMVQLRNAEMPGLLLGVGTIKNMQHATDYMAAGADFLVSPGFVPEVAAYCVANDIFYAPGCMTPTEIIAAENAGIKFIKLFPGNMMGTEFLTTIKDIFPKLLFMPTGGVDTTKESIESWYKAGVCAVGMGSKLISKKLMEAKDYAAMEEATKDVLAIIASVKK from the coding sequence ATGAGCAAAACACAACAGATATCAGATGCAATTGTACAACAGGGTATTCTCCCTTTGTATTTTAATCCAAGCGAAGAAGTAAGTCTTGATGTTTTAAAAGCGATTTACAAAGCAGGCATCAAAGCAGTTGAGTACACCAATCGTGGCGATGCGGCATTGGCCAACTTCACCAAAATGGTGCAACTGCGTAATGCTGAAATGCCCGGTTTGTTATTAGGAGTTGGTACTATTAAGAACATGCAACATGCAACAGATTATATGGCAGCAGGCGCTGACTTTTTAGTAAGCCCCGGCTTTGTTCCTGAAGTTGCTGCCTATTGCGTAGCGAATGATATTTTTTATGCACCGGGTTGTATGACTCCAACTGAAATTATTGCAGCAGAAAATGCAGGCATTAAGTTTATCAAGTTATTTCCCGGTAATATGATGGGTACAGAGTTTTTAACCACTATTAAAGATATCTTCCCTAAATTGTTGTTTATGCCAACAGGTGGTGTAGATACAACCAAAGAAAGTATTGAGAGCTGGTACAAGGCAGGTGTATGTGCAGTGGGTATGGGTAGCAAACTCATCAGCAAAAAATTAATGGAAGCAAAAGATTATGCAGCGATGGAAGAAGCAACCAAAGACGTGCTTGCCATTATTGCATCAGTAAAAAAATAA